The genomic DNA GAATTGACATCGATCCCGACATTTTCCGCATCTGTATAGTTCAGAACCACAGTGCTGGCGCCGGTGTCGACCAGCATGTCGACCGGCACCCCGCCAATTTCCGCCTTCACTGAGAAATGACCACTGCGTCCGCGATTGACCGTAATGGAATTTCCATCGCTGCTGGTCAGGGCAACCCCGGGTACCAGTTCCCCGGTGACCCGGGTGGCAACCGATTCTAATTCAAAACGATAGGCATAGACCGTTACCAGCGCCAGTGCGATGCCGGTCCAGATCAGCGCGTTCTTGAAAAACTCGGATGTCCGCATCCCGCGAAACACGCCGATACTTATGAAGGCCAGAAGGGCAAACAGCACGCCGAGTTGCCCGAAGGCCCCGATATCCATGCCAAGTACGGTTCCAGCGTCGTTTCTGACGATCAGCACGACCAACAGGACCGCAAGACCCAGAAGCAGTGTCCAGAGCACGTTCAACTGGTCACCTGTGGCAGAAGCTGCAGCCTGTGCGGCAGCACTTTCATGATGGCGTCGCGCTCGGCATCATTCATCTGGCTCCAGCCGCTTATTTCCCGCAAGCTCCGGCCACATCCCAGACATTGCCGGGTGGGCTCATCAATCAGGCAGATGTTTACACAGGGTGATTTCATGTCAGATCCACAATATTGCCTACTGACATAAGAAGACCGGCCATAAAAGCAAGTTCGCTGATCTGCTGCGCCGCACCGATCGTGTCGCCGGTCTGACCACCAATCTGGTGATGGCACAGCCCGATCAGCAGCCAGATTGACAGACCACTGACAACAACCGCAGCCACAAGCGCTGCCGGGCCCGCGCTCCACCACAACACTGCCAGCAGCACGATCAGTGTCATCGCCATGGCAAAAGTCAACGCCGCCCTGTCAGGCTGACCGACATCTCTGGAAAGCCCATCCTTGCGGGCCGGGGGCAGGGCCGACCAAAACACCATACTGGCGGCACGTGAGGCCACAGCCGACCCGGTCAGCGCCGCCATCGCGATAATCAGATCGGCCGAGATCAGCGCGCTGAGAAGGCTTATGCGCAGGCCCTGTGAAAGCACCAGGGCAAGAACACCATATGTGCCGATATGGCTGTCCTTCATGATCTCCAGCTTGCGCATGCGGTCCCGGCCGCCGCCAAATCCATCCACCATATCGGCAAGACCGTCCTCATGCAGCGCCCCAGTAGCAAGGATCATTGTGGCAACGGCCAGAACGGACACCGCGATCACCGGCAGACCAAGCAGCCATGCCACCGCCATGGCCAGCGACCCGATACCGCCGATAATCAGGCCGGTTGCCGGAAACATTCGTGATGATTTGGACATGTCGGCTGGCTGTTCAAAAGAGAGCGAAACAGGTAGTCTTGTGAAGAATGCCAGACACAGCAGGAAGTCACGCAGCATCGCACGGAGCCTTGGAATCACCGTTTTGAGCGTCGCTCCAGACGGTTTCTTGTCACCTTTCAGCGGGTCATTCATCTGGTTTGCCATCTTGCGTCTTCTCCAAGGCGCTTTATAGATCGAATGTGAATGTTGGCAATGGGCAGGAATCAGTTTGCAACTCCGCCCAACGCCTGCCAGGCCCCTTTATCCGATAGGCTCCAGGACTCATGAATACATCGATAACAGCACTTCCATTTGAAGACATCCGGGAATTGATCCGGTCGCTTCCAGGTCCCGTCACTGAAGCGGTGGAAGCGGTGCGCGCGCGCGACGCGACGCTGACAAAACCGGCAGGCTCGCTGGGTCGTCTGGAGGAACTGGTTGAATGGCTGGCCGCCTGGCAGGGCAAGGCCCCTCCGGCGGTAACCCGGCCTTTGGTGGCGATCTTCGCCGGAAATCACGGGATTGCCGAGCTTGGCGTTTCGGCATTTCCGTCCAACGTCACCCAGCAGATGGTGGCAAATTTCGCAGCTGGCGGCGCAGCGATCAATCAGCTCTGCACGGCCAATAATCTCGGCCTGAAAGTGTTTGATCTGGCGCTTGATCTGCCGACACCGGACATCACGTTGAAAGATGCGTTCGATGAGAAGACCTGTGCTGCGACCATGGCTTTCGGCATGGAAGCAATTGCCGGCGGCACAGATTTGCTGTGCATCGGTGAAATGGGCATTGCCAATACAACAGTCGCAGCGGCGATTTTTCATGCGCTGTATGGCGGCCGTCCGGAAGACTGGGTCGGTGCGGGAACCGGCGTCGATGCGGCAGGTCTGAAACGCAAGGCCGATGTGGTGCGCCGCGCTGTCGGCAGAGCCGGCGTCAGCAAAACCAACGGACTGGAAGCCTTGCGCCGCCTTGGCGGGCGCGAAATTGCCGCCATGTGCGGCGCCATGCTGGCAGCACGGGTTGAGCGCATTCCGGTCATAGTCGATGGATTTGTCGCAACAGCCTCTGCAGCGATCCTGCATTCAGTCAGTCCGGCATCAATTGATCACTGCCTGTTTTCCCATGTATCGGACGAGCAGGCCCATGCGGCGGTGCTGAAACGGCTGGGCAAACGGCCTCTGCTCGATCTGGGGATGCGGCTGGGCGAGGGCAGTGGTGCGGCACTTGCAGCAGGAATTGTGAAATCGGCGGCAGCAGTGCATTCCGGAATGGCAACTTTTGATCAGGCCGGAGTGTCCGGCAGCGACGTTGAAACCGACTGATCCAGCCGGAAAACCTGTTTCAGGAATGGTCAATTGAAGATTCGGGATCTGCTGAAGGCTGCAATGTTCATTCTTGCCGTTGCAGTGCTGGTGGTCTGGCTGGATGATGAAAGCTGGGAGCCTTTGAATTCGGCAGTTCGGGTGGTTGATGGCGATTCGCTGGCTGTCGGCGGGCAAAAAATGCGACTTCTGGGGATCGATGCGCCGGAGCTGGATCAAACCTGTCTGCGCGCCGGCAGGGCCGTGCCATGCGGTCGTCTTGCCAGAGACCATCTGGCGCAACTGGTAGGCAAGGAAGCGTTGGCCTGCAGCGATCGCGGTGTGGATAAACACGGCCGAACCCTTGCTGTATGCCGCTGGCAAAGCTCAGAGCAGCCGGGCAATGCAGCGCTGGTTGCTGCCGGCTCGCAAGCCTCGATCAATGCCCAGATGGTGCATGATGGCTGGGCTGTATCTTATGGCGACTACAAGGCTCTCGAGGTGCTGGCAGCGCTGGCGGGGCGCGGATTGTGGGAGCTGGACTTCGAGGTGCCGCAAGACTGGCGCCGCGACAACGGTATAGGACAATGACCACAGCACCATTGCACAGCCTGGTCAAAGACATCCGGTCCTGCCGGATCTGCATTGAACGGCCATTGCGAAATCCGCTGCCACATACGCCAAAGCCGGTGCTCCAGGTGTCTGCGACCGCCAGAATATGCATTTGCGGCCAGGCGCCGGGGACGCGGGTCCACAAATCCGGCCAGCCCTTTACCGACCGGTCCGGCGACCGGCTGAGAGACTGGCTCGGGCTGGAGGCAACTGATTTCTATGATTCGTCGAAAGTCGCCATTGTGCCGATGGGCTTCTGTTTTCCGGGACAGAACGCCAGCGGTTCCGATTTGCCACCCCGGCCTGAATGCCGGGCGAGCTGGCATGATCAGCTGTTTGCAGAAATGCCTCAGATCGAAATTCTGCTCGCTATCGGCCAATATGCCATTGCTTATCATCTTGGTCTCAGACGCAAAGCCAGTCTGACCGAAACCGTCAGTGCGTGGCGGGAATATTGGTATGATACTGAGCGGGATAACGCGGCACCGCGCATCATGCCGTTGCCGCATCCCTCGTGGAGAAATAATGCGTGGCTCAAGCGCAATATCTGGTTTGAGCAGGAATTGTTGCCGGTGCTGCGCCAGGAAGTCACGCGCCTGACCGGCGAAGCCGATCTGCTGCCCTGATCCAGACCGGTTTTCAGTGCGAATGGCGCTGGAAGTGCCAGGGTGGTTCCTGTAAGAGGGGCACACATTGAAGCATCAATGAGGGCGATATGGACAGAATTGATCGCAGCATTCTGGCAATTCTGCAAAAGGACAGCACCGTGCCTGTTGCGGAAATCGGCAAACGTGTCGGCCTGTCAACAACCCCGTGTTGGCGGCGCATCCAGAAAATGGAAGAAGATGGCGTCATCAAGCGGCGTGTCGCCGTGCTCGATCCGGCTTTGGTCGGGGCAGGTGTGACGGTGTTTGTTTCAATCAGCACCAATCAGCACAGCAAGGAATGGTTGACGCGTTTTGCCGAAATCATCAGCGATTTTGCAGAAGTGGTCTCGTTTTACCGCATGAGCGGCCAGGTTGATTATCTGTTGAAAGTGGTGGTGCCGGATATTGCGGCCTATGACAAATTCTATCAGAAACTGATTGCCAAGATCGACATTTCCGATGTCAGTTCCAGCTTCGCAATGGAAGAACTCAAAAACACCAGCATCTTGCCACTGGACTATATGTCTCTGGCAAAATCTAACAGCTAAACTGTCTCATTGGAATAATGACTCACGTCACCGGTCTATTACTTTCTTAGGTCGCGTTACACACGCGCCGATGCAGCTTTAGTAGGTTCTCAACAGCCCGACCAGTTTGCCCTGAACCTCGACCTGATCCGGCCCGAAAATGCGGGTCTCATAGGCTGGATTGGCCGCTTCCAAAGCAATAGAGCCACCCTTTTTGCGAAGTCGCTTCAGGGTTGCTTCTTCATCGTCGATAAGTGCGACGACAATGTCGCCCGTTTCTGCTGTCATTCCTCTTTTGATGACAACGGTGTCGCCATCCAGAATGCCCGCCTCAATCATCGAATCGCCGCGCACTTCCAGAGCGAAATGCTCGCCCGAAGTCAGCATGTCGGCCGGGACGGGGATGGTATGGCTGTGGTTCTGAATCGCCGATATCGGCGTTCCTGCAGCAATTCTGCCCATCACAGGAATGGACACCGAGCGCCCGTCACCCTGCGCGCCTGCGGACTCACTGGCCGGGCGGACGGTTTCACGCTTCTTGCCAAGACTGCCTTCAATCACACTTGGAGAGAAGCCCTTGCTTCTGGGCGCGGCAAGGCTCGGCGAAACCGATTCCGGTAATTTGATGATTTCCATGGCGCGCGCCCGATTCGGCATGCGGCGCAAAAAACCGCGTTCCTCAAGTGCGACGATAAGCCGGTGAATCCCGGATTTCGACTTCAGATCCAGCGCAACCTTCATCTCGTCAAACGAAGGTGGAACGCCAGATTCTTTGAGGCGTTCGTGAATGAACATCAAAAGTTCATGTTGTTTGCGCGTCAGCATGTCAATCAATCCCGGGTTCTGACTGTCCATAGTAGTCACAAGCGACATCACTATAGAAATCAGATGTGTACAAAGCATGAACACTGTAACTGTTCCTGTCTTGTTCCGCAAGGCGGAAATCCGAGACATAGAAGGAACATCTGCTCCGGTCGGAAACATTGCATGTAAACAGGACAGGACCTGTCGGCTCCGGATCGCAGCGGCAGGGCCACACCCGATGCGCCTGTTTGCGGATTACAGGCACCATTGCGTGGTTCTTGCCGGCAGTCAGGGCCATATCCGCATGGCGCACAGCACAGCCATTCATCGCGAACGCAAAATCGATGAGTTGCATCCCTGATGCAACGCTCGGTCCTGAGCGCAGTCAGGATTCACACACTGGCGCCAGAACACTTTCACCGGATAGTCAGGTTAACTCGTTAACAAAATCTCGTTGAAAGACCAATGCAAAAGAAGCTCCATAAACGTTTTGCGTAATTCTTAATCTTTGTAATTTATTGGGATTTTAATCTCTATTGATTGGTTGGGGTCGCAATGACAGTTTCCGATACACACCCAGACACCGGGATGGTGGGTCTGGAGGGCGCACAATTCTTGTCCGAGCGATCGGAAGAGGCCGGGTTCAGGCCGTTGTTGTTCGGGCTTGCGGCAAAGATCGCCCTTTGGACGACCTTGTGTGGAGCAATCATCGCCGCCGGTACAGTCTTCTTCATGTATCAAGGCGCAGTCGACGCCTTGGTCGAGCGCGAACAGTTCCGCCTTTCGTCCTCAATCAACACCACCGCCAGTCGTTTCGCATCGCGGACCGAATTCGCCAGCCGGGATACCTTGTTTTTGTCTCAAACCCTTCCAGTTGAAGGGATTGTCCGCGCGCAGTTGAACGGCGGCATCGACCCGGAAACCGATCTCAGCGAAGCCGAGTGGACCCGGCGCCTCGCGGCGCTTTTCGAGGTGCTTCTGGAAAACCGGCCTGCCTACTTTCGGCTGCGCTATATCAAGATCGCCGATGGCGGGCACGAAGTTGTCCGCGTCGAGCGCCCCACGAACGGCATGATCTTGCGCACGCCGACGGCCCAGTTGCAGGAGAAGGGTCAGGAACCCTTCTTCAGGGAAGCCGCAAAGCTGACAGACGGTGCCGTGTACATGTCAGATTTCGAACTCGACCGGGATTTTGGCAGGATTGTCGAACCCTATCGCCCGGTTGTTCGTACCGCGGCACCGGTTTTTGATGACGCAGGCATCCTGCGTGGAGAACTGGTCGTCAATGTAGACGCGACCTATTGGTTTGACCTTCTCCAGGAAACCCTTGGCGCGGACGAGCAGCTTATGATTGCGAATCAAAACGGCGATTTTCTTGTCCATCCCGATCCGGCGCTGCCCTTTGGCTTCGATCGCGGTGAACGACAGCTCATGCAGGACCATATGCCTCATCTGTCCGGCTTGTTCAGCGATAAGGCGCAATCATACTCCACCAGTGTTCGAACCGTCCGCGGCGAGGAACTCGCCTTCGCCAGGCGCGTATCCTTCGGCAAGGCGGAGGCGGATCGATACATTGTCATGGTGGCGACTCTGGACGGGGCGGCACTATTCCAGCGCATCAATTCCCTACGCTATTCTACGGTGCTCCTCGCGCTGGTTCTTATAATTGCCGTTGGTATCGTCGCCGTATTGCTGGCGCGCATCATCATCCGGCCGCTTCGCGATTTGACGGTCGCAGCGACAAATATTGCAGCCGGGGCGCGGGACTTCGATCTGCGCAAAGCAGTTCACCGCAAAGACGAAACCGGCGCGCTGG from Pararhizobium sp. IMCC3301 includes the following:
- a CDS encoding TIGR02281 family clan AA aspartic protease; the protein is MLWTLLLGLAVLLVVLIVRNDAGTVLGMDIGAFGQLGVLFALLAFISIGVFRGMRTSEFFKNALIWTGIALALVTVYAYRFELESVATRVTGELVPGVALTSSDGNSITVNRGRSGHFSVKAEIGGVPVDMLVDTGASTVVLNYTDAENVGIDVNSLNFSTPVGTANGNAFFARIVLDTVTVGGIELNNVRAAIAQPGKLQQSVLGNSFLNRLSSYEFSGSKLVLRR
- a CDS encoding DUF1289 domain-containing protein, whose product is MKSPCVNICLIDEPTRQCLGCGRSLREISGWSQMNDAERDAIMKVLPHRLQLLPQVTS
- the cobS gene encoding adenosylcobinamide-GDP ribazoletransferase is translated as MANQMNDPLKGDKKPSGATLKTVIPRLRAMLRDFLLCLAFFTRLPVSLSFEQPADMSKSSRMFPATGLIIGGIGSLAMAVAWLLGLPVIAVSVLAVATMILATGALHEDGLADMVDGFGGGRDRMRKLEIMKDSHIGTYGVLALVLSQGLRISLLSALISADLIIAMAALTGSAVASRAASMVFWSALPPARKDGLSRDVGQPDRAALTFAMAMTLIVLLAVLWWSAGPAALVAAVVVSGLSIWLLIGLCHHQIGGQTGDTIGAAQQISELAFMAGLLMSVGNIVDLT
- the cobT gene encoding nicotinate-nucleotide--dimethylbenzimidazole phosphoribosyltransferase codes for the protein MNTSITALPFEDIRELIRSLPGPVTEAVEAVRARDATLTKPAGSLGRLEELVEWLAAWQGKAPPAVTRPLVAIFAGNHGIAELGVSAFPSNVTQQMVANFAAGGAAINQLCTANNLGLKVFDLALDLPTPDITLKDAFDEKTCAATMAFGMEAIAGGTDLLCIGEMGIANTTVAAAIFHALYGGRPEDWVGAGTGVDAAGLKRKADVVRRAVGRAGVSKTNGLEALRRLGGREIAAMCGAMLAARVERIPVIVDGFVATASAAILHSVSPASIDHCLFSHVSDEQAHAAVLKRLGKRPLLDLGMRLGEGSGAALAAGIVKSAAAVHSGMATFDQAGVSGSDVETD
- a CDS encoding thermonuclease family protein — its product is MKIRDLLKAAMFILAVAVLVVWLDDESWEPLNSAVRVVDGDSLAVGGQKMRLLGIDAPELDQTCLRAGRAVPCGRLARDHLAQLVGKEALACSDRGVDKHGRTLAVCRWQSSEQPGNAALVAAGSQASINAQMVHDGWAVSYGDYKALEVLAALAGRGLWELDFEVPQDWRRDNGIGQ
- a CDS encoding uracil-DNA glycosylase family protein, whose protein sequence is MTTAPLHSLVKDIRSCRICIERPLRNPLPHTPKPVLQVSATARICICGQAPGTRVHKSGQPFTDRSGDRLRDWLGLEATDFYDSSKVAIVPMGFCFPGQNASGSDLPPRPECRASWHDQLFAEMPQIEILLAIGQYAIAYHLGLRRKASLTETVSAWREYWYDTERDNAAPRIMPLPHPSWRNNAWLKRNIWFEQELLPVLRQEVTRLTGEADLLP
- a CDS encoding Lrp/AsnC family transcriptional regulator → MDRIDRSILAILQKDSTVPVAEIGKRVGLSTTPCWRRIQKMEEDGVIKRRVAVLDPALVGAGVTVFVSISTNQHSKEWLTRFAEIISDFAEVVSFYRMSGQVDYLLKVVVPDIAAYDKFYQKLIAKIDISDVSSSFAMEELKNTSILPLDYMSLAKSNS
- the lexA gene encoding transcriptional repressor LexA; this translates as MLTRKQHELLMFIHERLKESGVPPSFDEMKVALDLKSKSGIHRLIVALEERGFLRRMPNRARAMEIIKLPESVSPSLAAPRSKGFSPSVIEGSLGKKRETVRPASESAGAQGDGRSVSIPVMGRIAAGTPISAIQNHSHTIPVPADMLTSGEHFALEVRGDSMIEAGILDGDTVVIKRGMTAETGDIVVALIDDEEATLKRLRKKGGSIALEAANPAYETRIFGPDQVEVQGKLVGLLRTY
- a CDS encoding ATP-binding protein; this encodes MTVSDTHPDTGMVGLEGAQFLSERSEEAGFRPLLFGLAAKIALWTTLCGAIIAAGTVFFMYQGAVDALVEREQFRLSSSINTTASRFASRTEFASRDTLFLSQTLPVEGIVRAQLNGGIDPETDLSEAEWTRRLAALFEVLLENRPAYFRLRYIKIADGGHEVVRVERPTNGMILRTPTAQLQEKGQEPFFREAAKLTDGAVYMSDFELDRDFGRIVEPYRPVVRTAAPVFDDAGILRGELVVNVDATYWFDLLQETLGADEQLMIANQNGDFLVHPDPALPFGFDRGERQLMQDHMPHLSGLFSDKAQSYSTSVRTVRGEELAFARRVSFGKAEADRYIVMVATLDGAALFQRINSLRYSTVLLALVLIIAVGIVAVLLARIIIRPLRDLTVAATNIAAGARDFDLRKAVHRKDETGALARAFEEMVAGIMRRELDLKAKTEELSRSNQELSQFAYIASHDLQEPLRMVSSYLGLLSRRYSGKLDTEADEFIGFAVDGAVRMKCLINDLLAYSRVSNRPLNREMIDTGQVVQSALQALSERLAECDGKIDVGPLPVIEADSVQMERLFTNLIENAIKYRSELPPQVSVAAEFKGDFWEFAISDNGLGIAPEFREKVFVIFTRLHSRDKYQGTGIGLASCKRIVERHGGTIWIDPAPEDGTTFRFTLPALQHLEKRDNGE